In Sphingomonas sp., a single window of DNA contains:
- a CDS encoding NAD-dependent epimerase/dehydratase family protein, whose translation MVDPYGGVLVYGGGLIGGAAAKAISNVGLPVTVVTRAPSLQHSDAIDWQFGDLNTDRADAFVANRQAIVYAAGSLSPASQVPSIAQLLTTQILPVVELAEQAARLNVPTFVFISSGGTVYGMTDIVPTNEDVRTAPINAYGMIKVQTEQALMEVARRSAMRVVILRVSNPYGPGQQGTRRLGFIAAAIEATLRKEPLTIWGDGLSTRDFVYLTDVAQAVLLSVGYQGESGIFNIGAGQETSLLRITELVGQLSGVPLAIRHEPARSVDVRRSSLAIGKARTLLNWSPQTSLESGILATLNHQ comes from the coding sequence GTGGTCGATCCCTATGGTGGCGTTCTAGTCTATGGCGGAGGTTTAATTGGCGGCGCTGCTGCCAAGGCGATCTCCAACGTAGGCTTGCCCGTGACTGTGGTCACCCGAGCACCGTCCTTGCAACATTCCGATGCGATAGACTGGCAATTCGGCGACCTGAATACCGACAGAGCGGACGCGTTCGTGGCGAATCGGCAAGCGATTGTCTATGCGGCCGGCAGCCTTTCTCCGGCGTCCCAAGTTCCCAGCATTGCGCAATTGCTGACGACGCAAATCCTTCCGGTCGTCGAATTGGCTGAACAGGCAGCCAGGCTCAACGTACCCACTTTCGTATTTATCTCCTCGGGCGGCACCGTGTACGGCATGACCGATATCGTGCCAACGAACGAAGATGTCCGAACGGCTCCGATCAATGCCTACGGCATGATCAAGGTGCAAACCGAGCAGGCGCTCATGGAAGTTGCCAGGCGGTCTGCCATGCGGGTGGTCATCCTGCGGGTGTCAAATCCCTATGGTCCGGGGCAGCAGGGGACCAGAAGGCTGGGCTTCATTGCAGCCGCCATCGAAGCGACCTTGCGGAAGGAGCCGCTTACCATTTGGGGCGACGGCCTGAGTACAAGAGACTTCGTCTACCTGACCGACGTTGCGCAAGCCGTGCTGCTTTCGGTGGGTTATCAAGGCGAAAGCGGCATTTTCAATATCGGCGCGGGACAAGAGACGTCGCTGCTTCGCATCACTGAGCTTGTGGGGCAATTGAGCGGCGTGCCCCTCGCAATTCGGCATGAACCTGCGCGATCGGTAGATGTGCGCCGCAGTTCGCTCGCCATCGGCAAGGCCAGGACGCTGCTGAATTGGAGTCCGCAAACATCCCTTGAGAGCGGGATCTTGGCCACCCTCAATCATCAATAG
- a CDS encoding TonB-dependent receptor: protein MKFAIGVIAAATIWTGSAKAQDGRAGEDELETAREGIVVTAARTNLPASALPLTVDVIDRETLSRQVAVSGSTVDAVSALLPSFSPTREKITGFGETLRGRSPLYAINGIPQTTPIRDGARDGYTIDPFFIDRVEVIYGSNALQGIGATGGVVNQVTVGAPKQSGWSGRTLLQANSGDDFSGDSLGGKVAGLVSVRSGRFDATAGAAFERRGVFLDGRGRRIGLDGNQSEIQDTDSLSFFGRAGFDISGTARIEVIANRFRLEGNNHYLPVDGDRALGIPATSRRGQTPGQPSTGLAEMVSASLTDGDLAGGAFTLQGFYNRTSDTFAGGILATFQDARIAPVGSLFDQSRNVSRKIGGKVSYERAVPGFEALTLTAGFDALIDRTKQDLVQTGRAWVPQTDFRSLAPFGQANLKLFDGIVRLAGGVRYENVQLDIPDYTTLASAGARAVTGGKPSFERALWNGGVVVEPIKGIRAYGSYAEGYTIADIGRVLRGITQPNIRIADFLDLTPVVSNNRELGIEVNQGPLEASATYYWSSSDLGQVLVRASDGMFNVMRQPIDIEGLEVNLNVRTPLPGLKLGTGFAHVSGRTDTNGDGRMDADLDGANISPDRLNLSIDYARGRFSARVQGRYYLSRRFQGQPIANDFDGYRLFDAYVAYYLPIGRMMLSVQNLGNTDYVTYYSDTQGPTDNARFYKGRGRNFTLGWQAGF, encoded by the coding sequence ATGAAGTTCGCCATCGGCGTTATCGCCGCAGCTACCATCTGGACGGGAAGTGCTAAGGCGCAGGACGGCCGAGCCGGCGAGGACGAGCTCGAGACCGCGCGCGAGGGTATCGTGGTGACCGCCGCACGCACCAACTTGCCGGCCAGCGCACTACCGCTGACGGTGGACGTGATCGATCGCGAGACGCTGTCGCGTCAGGTTGCGGTGTCCGGTTCCACCGTCGATGCGGTGTCCGCGCTGCTCCCGTCCTTCTCGCCGACGCGCGAGAAGATCACCGGCTTCGGCGAGACGCTGCGCGGCCGATCGCCGCTCTACGCAATCAACGGCATCCCCCAGACGACGCCGATCCGCGACGGCGCGCGCGACGGCTATACCATCGATCCCTTCTTCATCGACCGGGTCGAAGTGATCTACGGTTCCAACGCCCTGCAGGGCATCGGGGCGACGGGCGGGGTGGTCAATCAGGTCACCGTCGGTGCGCCCAAGCAAAGTGGCTGGAGCGGGCGGACCCTGCTCCAGGCGAATAGCGGCGACGATTTCTCCGGCGATTCGCTCGGCGGCAAGGTCGCCGGCCTGGTCAGCGTCCGCAGCGGCCGGTTCGATGCCACCGCGGGCGCGGCGTTCGAACGGCGCGGCGTGTTCCTCGACGGGCGCGGGCGCCGCATCGGGCTTGACGGCAACCAGAGCGAGATCCAGGATACCGACAGCCTTTCCTTCTTCGGCCGGGCGGGATTCGACATCTCCGGTACCGCCCGCATCGAGGTGATCGCCAACCGCTTCCGGCTGGAGGGCAACAACCACTATCTCCCGGTCGACGGCGATCGTGCGCTGGGCATTCCCGCCACCAGCCGGCGCGGGCAGACGCCGGGGCAGCCCTCCACCGGCCTCGCCGAGATGGTGTCGGCCTCGCTCACCGACGGCGATCTGGCGGGCGGCGCGTTCACGCTGCAGGGCTTCTACAACCGCACCAGCGACACCTTTGCCGGCGGCATCCTGGCGACGTTCCAGGACGCGCGGATCGCACCGGTGGGCTCGCTATTCGACCAGTCGCGCAACGTATCGCGCAAGATCGGCGGCAAGGTCAGCTACGAGCGCGCCGTGCCGGGGTTCGAGGCGCTGACGCTTACCGCAGGGTTCGACGCGCTGATCGATCGCACCAAACAGGATCTCGTCCAGACCGGCCGCGCCTGGGTGCCGCAGACCGACTTCCGCAGCCTGGCGCCGTTCGGGCAGGCCAATCTTAAGCTGTTCGACGGCATCGTGCGGCTGGCCGGGGGCGTGCGCTACGAGAATGTCCAGCTCGACATTCCCGATTATACCACGCTCGCCAGCGCGGGTGCGCGGGCGGTCACCGGCGGCAAGCCGTCGTTCGAGCGCGCCTTGTGGAACGGCGGCGTGGTGGTGGAGCCGATCAAGGGCATCCGCGCCTATGGCAGCTATGCGGAAGGCTATACGATTGCCGATATTGGGCGCGTCCTGCGCGGCATCACTCAGCCCAATATTCGCATCGCTGACTTCCTCGACCTGACGCCCGTCGTGTCGAACAACCGCGAGCTAGGCATAGAGGTGAACCAGGGGCCGCTGGAGGCGAGCGCCACCTATTACTGGTCGTCGAGCGACCTCGGCCAGGTGCTGGTGCGCGCCAGCGACGGCATGTTCAACGTGATGCGCCAGCCGATCGACATCGAGGGCCTGGAAGTGAACCTCAATGTCCGCACCCCACTGCCTGGGCTGAAGCTCGGTACCGGCTTCGCCCATGTCAGCGGGCGCACGGATACCAATGGCGACGGCAGGATGGATGCCGATCTCGACGGCGCCAACATCTCGCCCGACCGGCTCAACCTCAGCATCGACTATGCCCGCGGACGCTTCAGCGCGCGCGTACAGGGCCGCTATTATCTGTCGCGCCGGTTCCAGGGGCAGCCGATCGCCAATGATTTCGACGGTTATCGGCTGTTCGACGCCTATGTCGCCTATTACCTGCCGATCGGCCGCATGATGCTGAGTGTCCAGAACCTCGGGAACACCGACTATGTCACCTATTACAGCGACACGCAGGGGCCGACCGACAATGCCCGTTTCTACAAGGGGCGCGGCCGCAACTTTACGCTGGGCTGGCAGGCCGGGTTCTGA
- a CDS encoding PepSY-associated TM helix domain-containing protein, with protein MHILALLHRWIGAIGGLLLAVLGLTGTLLVWRDELTFVAHAGDPVRADPAALAEVVRLVSDGERPIDRITFAGDGLGVHQVLFRGGGGAYLSQAGETVARWSATWQRPELWLFDLHHRLLIGDTGETITGVAGLVGLFFVVTGVLLWWRTRRRFRLRLWPATMKSGAIVHHHRDLGVVAAPLLLVSLVTGVLMVFPALSGSLLAEARPRPPKLEGHRAAPAARELAPLFEAAAAIFPGAELRRLQWPRKAGAPIVLRLRQPFEWTPNGRTFVYADPATLAILGRADPAEGGTVASIREKLYPIHAAKAGGVLWKLSMSVSGVALALLGSLAVYAFWRTQWKIRSAKRSKLKDRSQAEAQNIAPIRR; from the coding sequence ATGCATATCCTCGCCCTGCTGCATCGCTGGATCGGCGCGATCGGCGGCCTGTTGCTCGCGGTGCTGGGGCTGACCGGCACGCTGCTCGTGTGGCGGGACGAGCTCACCTTCGTGGCGCATGCGGGGGATCCGGTGCGTGCCGATCCGGCCGCGCTGGCCGAGGTCGTACGCCTGGTATCCGACGGGGAACGGCCGATCGACCGCATCACCTTTGCGGGCGACGGTCTCGGAGTCCACCAGGTGCTGTTCAGGGGCGGCGGCGGCGCCTATCTCAGCCAGGCTGGCGAGACGGTTGCCCGCTGGTCGGCGACGTGGCAGCGGCCTGAGCTATGGCTGTTCGATCTCCACCATCGCCTGCTGATCGGCGACACGGGGGAGACGATCACCGGCGTCGCCGGTCTCGTCGGGCTGTTCTTCGTCGTCACCGGGGTCCTGCTGTGGTGGCGGACGCGCCGTCGCTTTCGCCTGCGGCTTTGGCCCGCGACGATGAAGTCCGGCGCGATCGTCCACCATCATCGCGACCTGGGCGTGGTGGCCGCGCCCTTGCTGCTCGTCTCGCTTGTGACGGGAGTGCTGATGGTCTTTCCCGCCCTAAGCGGCAGTCTGCTTGCCGAGGCCCGTCCGCGCCCGCCGAAGCTGGAAGGGCATCGCGCGGCACCGGCTGCGCGGGAGCTGGCACCGTTGTTCGAGGCTGCAGCGGCGATCTTCCCCGGCGCTGAACTCCGTCGCCTGCAATGGCCGCGAAAGGCCGGGGCTCCGATCGTCCTGCGGCTGCGGCAGCCGTTCGAGTGGACGCCGAACGGCCGCACTTTCGTCTATGCCGATCCCGCCACGCTGGCGATCCTGGGCCGCGCCGATCCCGCTGAGGGAGGCACTGTGGCTTCGATCCGCGAGAAGCTCTATCCGATCCACGCCGCCAAGGCTGGAGGTGTGCTCTGGAAGCTATCCATGAGCGTGTCCGGCGTCGCACTGGCTCTGCTCGGGAGCTTGGCAGTGTACGCATTCTGGCGGACGCAATGGAAGATTCGTAGCGCCAAACGCAGCAAGTTAAAGGATAGGTCTCAAGCGGAGGCGCAGAACATCGCTCCAATCAGGCGGTGA
- a CDS encoding HWE histidine kinase domain-containing protein: MAIEAAGVSLWAWNVDDGRFSMDARGFMLWGLPWCETVTFENLSEHIHPADRDRVRAAFHATRATLGSYETDFRILVSKDIRWIAARGRGADAGIVERTMYGIFLDVTGRKQAEEGHELLAGEMSHRVKNLLAIAAGLTSIAARTTSTKTDMARELIQRLTALGRAHDLVRPLPADQGSAALLGDLISVLLAPYDETGAFSGRIRVAVPRMGVGEVAAASLAMVFHELATNAMKYGALSTSAGTLDISSHSDGDCICLIWVERGGPVVIKPSGTRGFGSQLVERSVERQLRGTIERRWSADGLIVTLNLDRASLAL; the protein is encoded by the coding sequence TTGGCGATCGAGGCGGCCGGCGTCTCGCTTTGGGCATGGAATGTAGACGACGGGCGGTTCTCGATGGACGCGCGGGGTTTCATGCTTTGGGGGTTGCCTTGGTGCGAGACGGTAACGTTCGAAAACCTCTCTGAGCATATCCATCCCGCCGACCGCGACCGGGTCCGCGCTGCCTTCCATGCGACTCGCGCGACCCTTGGGTCCTATGAAACCGACTTCCGTATCTTGGTAAGCAAGGACATTCGGTGGATCGCTGCTCGCGGGCGGGGGGCAGATGCCGGTATCGTCGAGCGCACCATGTACGGCATCTTCCTGGACGTCACTGGCCGCAAGCAGGCAGAAGAAGGACACGAACTCCTCGCTGGAGAGATGAGCCATAGGGTGAAGAACCTGCTCGCCATTGCCGCCGGACTGACGAGCATCGCTGCACGGACTACATCGACCAAGACCGACATGGCGCGCGAACTCATCCAGCGTCTCACGGCCCTCGGCCGCGCGCATGATCTCGTTCGGCCGCTGCCTGCCGACCAGGGGTCGGCCGCGCTGCTTGGCGATTTGATTTCCGTCTTGCTCGCCCCCTATGACGAGACGGGCGCCTTTAGCGGTCGAATTCGGGTGGCCGTGCCTCGCATGGGGGTGGGCGAGGTGGCAGCAGCCAGTCTCGCCATGGTGTTCCACGAGCTCGCCACCAACGCGATGAAATATGGTGCGCTGTCCACCTCAGCGGGAACGCTCGACATCTCCTCGCATTCGGACGGAGACTGCATCTGTCTTATATGGGTAGAACGTGGTGGGCCAGTCGTCATCAAGCCCTCCGGAACGCGCGGATTTGGTAGCCAACTCGTCGAACGCAGCGTCGAACGCCAACTTCGGGGAACGATAGAACGCCGATGGTCTGCGGACGGACTGATCGTCACTCTAAACCTAGATCGGGCCAGCTTGGCCCTCTAA